A genomic region of Mus pahari chromosome 22, PAHARI_EIJ_v1.1, whole genome shotgun sequence contains the following coding sequences:
- the Gja10 gene encoding gap junction alpha-10 protein — protein MGDWNLLGGILEEVHSHSTIVGKIWLTILFIFRMLVLGVAAEDVWDDEQSAFACNTQQPGCNNICYDDAFPISLIRFWVLQIIFVSSPSLVYMGHALYRLRDFEKQRQKKKLYLRAQVENPELDLEEQQRVERELRRLEERKRIHKVPLKGCLLRTYVLHILTRSVLEVGFMIGQYTLYGFQMHPIYKCTQAPCPNAVDCFVSRPTEKTIFMLFMLSIAAISLLLNILEIFHLGIRKIMRALEGKSSRGNTENETGPPFHSTNDSGAQQCMVCSSLPERISLLQANNKQQVIRVNIPRSKSMWQIPHPRQLEVDVSCGKRDWAEKIESRGQLHVHSPCPHDRSARIQHPGQQPCHSVFGPKNAMSQSWFGTMTASQHHPSSALETWERAQGPEASGRSLTDRQSQFQGSDGSARESGVWADRLGPGSRKASFLSRLMSEKGQQRHSDSGSSRSLNSSCLDFSHGENSPSPLPSATGHRASMVSGSHVDSPPHSSPFTGHET, from the coding sequence ATGGGAGATTGGAATTTACTGGGTGGCATCCTAGAGGAAGTCCACTCCCACTCCACTATAGTGGGGAAGATCTGGCTGACCATCCTCTTCATCTTCCGAATGCTGGTACTTGGTGTTGCTGCTGAGGACGTCTGGGACGATGAGCAGTCTGCCTTCGCCTGCAACACCCAGCAGCCCGGTTGCAACAATATCTGTTATGATGATGCTTTCCCCATCTCTTTGATCAGATTCTGGGTTTTGCAGATCATCTTTGTGTCTTCCCCTTCTTTGGTGTATATGGGCCACGCCCTTTATAGACTCAGGGactttgagaagcagaggcagaagaagaagtTATACCTTAGAGCCCAGGTGGAGAATCCAGAGCTCGACCTGGAGGAGCAACAAAGGGTAGAGAGGGAGCTGAGGAGACTCGAGGAGCGCAAGAGGATTCATAAAGTCCCTCTGAAAGGATGTCTGCTGCGCACGTATGTCTTACACATCTTGACCAGATCGGTGCTGGAAGTAGGGTTCATGATAGGCCAATATACTCTCTATGGGTTTCAAATGCACCCCATTTACAAGTGCACCCAAGCCCCTTGCCCCAATGCAGTGGACTGCTTTGTATCCAGGCCTACAGAGAAGACCATTTTCATGCTCTTCATGCTCAGCATTGCAGCCATCTCCTTGTTACTCAATATCCTGGAAATATTTCATCTCGGCATCAGGAAAATCATGAGGGCACTCGAAGGCAAATCCAGCCGTGGGAACACTGAGAATGAAACAGGCCCTCCATTCCATTCAACAAACGACTCAGGGGCCCAGCAGTGTATGGTCTGTTCTTCTTTACCTGAAAGAATCTCACTACTTCAAGCCAACAATAAACAGCAAGTCATCCGAGTCAATATACCACGGTCTAAAAGCATGTGGCAAATTCCACACCCCAGGCAACTTGAGGTAGACGTTTCCTGTGGCAAAAGAGACTGGGCTGAGAAAATTGAGAGCCGTGGACAGCTCCATGTGCATAGCCCGTGTCCACATGACCGCAGTGCCAGAATTCAGCACCCCGGACAGCAACCATGCCATTCTGTCTTTGGCCCCAAGAACGCAATGTCTCAGTCCTGGTTCGGTACAATGACGGCTTCTCAACACCATCCATCATCTGCCTTAGAAACCTGGGAGCGAGCCCAGGGCCCAGAAGCTTCAGGGAGATCTCTCACGGATCGCCAGAGTCAGTTCCAAGGCAGTGACGGCAGTGCAAGAGAGAGTGGGGTTTGGGCAGACAGATTAGGCCCAGGTAGTCGCAAGGCTAGCTTTCTATCCAGGCTGATGTCAGAAAAGGGACAGCAACGGCATAGTGACTCAGGAAGCTCACGGTCTCTGAATAGTTCCTGCTTGGATTTTTCACACGGAGAAAACAGCCCATCACCTCTGCCGTCCGCCACTGGGCACAGAGCATCGATGGTAAGTGGCAGCCATGTTGATTCACCTCCTCACTCTTCTCCTTTCACCGGACATGAGACATAA